The Streptomyces sp. NBC_00440 genome contains a region encoding:
- a CDS encoding beta-N-acetylhexosaminidase: MDLIPAPLGAQETQDGGAFTLDAGTVIDAGPGTEGVARWLRQVLGDATGLPLGAGPVSGPHSDSSSDSGPSSDSGSGSGSGSDSGSAEGAGSAGGTVRLRIAPVPGAGPEAYTLSVGSDGVRLDGGSAAGVFWGAQTLRQLLGPGAFRRAPLRPGAPWRIPACAIEDSPRFAWRGMMLDVARHFMPKDGVLRYLDLLAAHKLNVFHFHLTDDQGWRIEIKRYPRLTEVGAWRSRTKWGHRASPLWDEKPHGGYYTQDDIREIVAYAAERHITVVPEIDVPGHSQAAIAAYPELGNTDVIDTAALTVWDTWGVNPNVLAPAESSLRFYEGVLEEVLALFPSTFIHLGGDECPKEQWKESAAAQAKIEELGLGDEDELQSWFILHFDRWLADRGRRLIGWDEILEGGLAPGAAVSSWRGYAGGIAAAEAGHDVVMCPEQQVYLNFREDGGEDEPMPIGYVRTLEDVYRFEPVPPQLSPEAAAHVLGTQANVWTEVTENQSRVDYQVFPRLAAFAEVAWSELPEPAARDFADFGRRMAAHYARLDALGVQYRPPGGPLPSQRRPAPEGMTSAALGRPIEGAPPNV; the protein is encoded by the coding sequence ATGGATCTGATTCCCGCGCCCCTCGGCGCACAGGAGACGCAGGACGGCGGCGCGTTCACCCTGGACGCCGGCACGGTCATCGATGCCGGACCCGGCACCGAGGGGGTCGCCCGGTGGCTGCGGCAGGTGCTCGGCGACGCGACCGGACTGCCCCTGGGCGCCGGTCCCGTGAGCGGTCCACATTCTGATTCGAGTTCTGATTCGGGTCCGAGTTCTGATTCCGGTTCGGGTTCCGGTTCCGGTTCTGATTCCGGTTCCGCGGAGGGAGCGGGCTCCGCCGGCGGGACCGTCCGGCTGCGGATCGCCCCCGTACCCGGCGCAGGCCCCGAGGCGTACACGCTGTCCGTCGGCAGCGACGGCGTCCGTCTGGACGGCGGCAGCGCGGCAGGTGTCTTCTGGGGAGCGCAGACACTCCGTCAGCTGCTCGGTCCCGGCGCCTTCCGGCGGGCGCCGCTGCGGCCCGGCGCCCCGTGGCGGATCCCCGCCTGCGCCATCGAGGACAGCCCCCGGTTCGCCTGGCGCGGCATGATGCTCGACGTGGCACGGCACTTCATGCCCAAGGACGGTGTCCTGCGCTATCTCGACCTCCTCGCCGCCCACAAGCTGAACGTCTTCCACTTCCACCTCACGGACGACCAGGGCTGGCGCATCGAGATCAAGCGCTACCCGCGGCTGACCGAGGTCGGCGCCTGGCGCTCCCGTACGAAGTGGGGCCACCGCGCGTCACCGCTCTGGGACGAGAAGCCGCACGGCGGTTACTACACCCAGGACGACATCCGCGAGATCGTCGCGTACGCCGCCGAGCGGCACATCACCGTCGTCCCCGAGATCGACGTCCCGGGCCACTCGCAGGCCGCCATCGCCGCCTATCCGGAGCTCGGCAACACCGACGTCATCGACACGGCCGCCCTCACCGTCTGGGACACCTGGGGCGTCAACCCCAATGTGCTCGCCCCGGCGGAGAGTTCGCTGCGCTTCTACGAAGGCGTACTGGAGGAGGTCCTCGCCCTCTTCCCCTCCACCTTCATCCACCTCGGCGGCGACGAGTGCCCCAAGGAGCAGTGGAAGGAGTCGGCGGCCGCCCAGGCGAAGATCGAGGAGCTGGGCCTCGGCGACGAGGACGAGCTCCAGTCGTGGTTCATCCTGCACTTCGACCGCTGGCTCGCCGACCGCGGCCGCCGTCTCATCGGCTGGGACGAGATCCTGGAGGGCGGTCTCGCACCCGGTGCGGCCGTCTCGTCCTGGCGCGGTTACGCGGGCGGGATCGCCGCGGCCGAGGCGGGGCACGACGTTGTCATGTGCCCCGAGCAGCAGGTGTATCTGAACTTCCGGGAGGACGGCGGCGAGGACGAGCCGATGCCCATCGGGTACGTCCGCACCCTGGAGGACGTCTACCGCTTCGAGCCCGTACCGCCCCAGCTGAGCCCCGAGGCCGCCGCACACGTCCTCGGCACCCAGGCCAACGTCTGGACCGAGGTGACGGAGAACCAGAGCCGGGTGGACTACCAGGTGTTCCCGAGGCTCGCGGCCTTCGCGGAGGTCGCCTGGTCGGAGCTGCCGGAACCGGCGGCCCGCGACTTCGCGGACTTCGGCCGGCGGATGGCCGCGCACTACGCCCGACTTGACGCGCTCGGTGTCCAGTACCGCCCGCCGGGCGGCCCGTTGCCCTCGCAGCGGCGGCCCGCCCCCGAGGGGATGACGTCCGCGGCTCTCGGACGCCCGATCGAGGGGGCGCCCCCAAACGTGTGA
- a CDS encoding DUF3039 domain-containing protein, which produces MSTLEPERGAGTGTLVEPTPQVSNGDGDHERFAHYVQKDKIMASALEGTPVVALCGKVWVPGRDPKKYPVCPMCKEIYESMGAGGDKDKGGKDGGKK; this is translated from the coding sequence ATGAGCACTCTTGAGCCCGAGCGCGGGGCAGGTACGGGGACCCTCGTAGAGCCGACACCCCAGGTGTCGAACGGCGACGGCGACCACGAGCGCTTCGCCCACTATGTCCAGAAGGACAAGATCATGGCGAGCGCGCTGGAAGGCACGCCTGTTGTCGCACTCTGCGGCAAGGTCTGGGTGCCGGGCCGCGACCCGAAGAAGTATCCGGTCTGCCCCATGTGCAAGGAGATCTACGAGTCCATGGGCGCCGGCGGCGACAAGGACAAGGGCGGCAAGGACGGCGGCAAGAAGTAG
- the murA gene encoding UDP-N-acetylglucosamine 1-carboxyvinyltransferase, with translation MTGTGTDDVLLVHGGNPLEGEIRVRGAKNLVPKAMVAALLGSGPSRLRNVPDIRDVRVVRGLLQLHGVTVRPGEEPGELILDPSHVESANVADIDAHAGSSRIPILFCGPLLHRLGHAFIPGLGGCDIGGRPIDFHFEVLRQFGATIEKRADGQYLEAPQRLRGCKIRLPYPSVGSTEQVLLTAVLAEGVTELSNAAVEPEIEDLICVLQKMGAIISMDTDRTIRITGVDQLGGYNHRALPDRLEAASWASAALATEGNIYVRGAQQRSMMTFLNTFRRVGGAFEIDDEGIRFWHPGGPLNAIALETDVHPGFQTDWQQPLVVALTQASGLSIVHETVYESRLGFTSALNQMGAHIQLYRECLGGSDCRFGQRNFLHSAVVSGPTKLQGADLVIPDLRGGFSYLIAALAAQGTSRVHGIDLINRGYENFLDKLIELGAKVELPGAALV, from the coding sequence ATGACCGGCACTGGCACCGACGATGTCCTGCTCGTCCACGGCGGTAACCCGCTTGAGGGCGAGATCCGCGTTCGCGGCGCGAAGAACCTCGTGCCCAAGGCGATGGTCGCCGCGCTGCTCGGCAGCGGTCCGAGCAGACTGCGCAATGTGCCCGACATCCGGGACGTACGCGTCGTGCGCGGGCTGCTCCAGCTGCACGGTGTGACCGTCCGCCCCGGTGAGGAACCGGGCGAGCTGATCCTCGACCCGTCGCACGTCGAGAGCGCCAACGTCGCGGACATCGACGCCCACGCGGGCTCCTCCCGCATCCCGATCCTCTTCTGCGGCCCGCTGCTGCACCGGCTGGGTCACGCGTTCATCCCCGGTCTCGGCGGCTGCGACATCGGCGGCCGGCCGATCGACTTCCACTTCGAGGTGCTGCGCCAGTTCGGCGCGACGATCGAGAAGCGGGCGGACGGCCAGTACCTGGAGGCCCCGCAGCGGCTGCGCGGCTGCAAGATCCGGCTGCCCTACCCGTCGGTCGGCTCGACCGAGCAGGTGCTGCTGACGGCGGTGCTCGCCGAGGGCGTCACCGAGCTGTCGAACGCCGCCGTGGAGCCGGAGATCGAGGACCTCATCTGCGTGCTGCAGAAGATGGGCGCGATCATCTCGATGGACACCGACCGGACGATCCGGATCACCGGTGTCGACCAGCTCGGCGGCTACAACCACCGGGCGCTGCCGGACCGTCTGGAGGCCGCGTCCTGGGCGTCGGCCGCGCTGGCGACCGAGGGCAACATCTATGTACGCGGCGCCCAGCAGCGCTCGATGATGACGTTCCTCAACACGTTCCGCCGGGTCGGCGGCGCCTTCGAGATCGACGACGAGGGCATCCGCTTCTGGCACCCGGGCGGCCCGCTCAACGCCATCGCGCTGGAGACCGACGTCCACCCCGGTTTCCAGACCGACTGGCAGCAGCCGCTGGTGGTGGCGCTGACCCAGGCGAGCGGCCTCTCCATCGTCCACGAGACGGTGTACGAGTCCCGGCTCGGCTTCACGTCCGCGCTGAACCAGATGGGCGCGCACATCCAGCTCTACCGCGAGTGCCTGGGCGGTTCGGACTGCCGCTTCGGCCAGCGCAACTTCCTGCACTCGGCGGTCGTCAGCGGCCCCACCAAGCTGCAGGGCGCCGACCTGGTCATCCCCGACCTGCGCGGCGGCTTCTCGTACCTGATCGCCGCACTGGCGGCCCAGGGCACGTCACGGGTGCACGGCATCGACCTGATCAACCGCGGCTACGAGAACTTCCTCGACAAGCTGATCGAACTGGGCGCAAAGGTGGAACTGCCGGGCGCGGCACTGGTCTGA
- a CDS encoding YqgE/AlgH family protein, translated as MTEVSSLTGRLLVATPALADPNFDRAVVLVLDHDGEGSLGVVLNRPTPVGVGDILAGWEQLTGEPGVVFQGGPVSLDSALGIAVIPGGARSGGGAFEFPGIDEPTPRRRPWGDAATGLRRRADRDDPIGWRRVYGAIGLVDLETPPELLAAALGSLRIFAGYAGWGPGQLAAEVTEGAWYVVDSEPGDVSSPDPDGLWRSVLRRQRSGLAMIATYPEDPSLN; from the coding sequence ATGACGGAGGTGTCCTCGCTCACAGGGCGGCTGCTCGTGGCCACTCCCGCCCTGGCGGACCCGAATTTCGACCGTGCCGTGGTGCTCGTCCTCGACCATGACGGGGAGGGCTCGCTCGGGGTGGTCCTGAACCGCCCGACCCCGGTCGGTGTCGGTGACATCCTGGCGGGCTGGGAGCAGCTCACCGGGGAGCCCGGCGTCGTCTTCCAGGGCGGCCCGGTCTCGCTGGACTCGGCGCTGGGCATCGCGGTGATCCCGGGCGGCGCGAGGAGCGGGGGCGGTGCGTTCGAGTTTCCGGGCATCGACGAGCCCACCCCCCGGCGCAGGCCGTGGGGCGACGCGGCCACGGGGCTGCGGCGCCGCGCCGACCGGGACGACCCCATCGGCTGGCGGCGGGTGTACGGCGCGATCGGCCTGGTCGATCTGGAGACCCCGCCCGAACTGCTCGCGGCGGCGCTCGGCTCGCTGCGGATCTTCGCCGGATACGCGGGCTGGGGCCCGGGACAGCTGGCCGCGGAGGTGACGGAGGGGGCCTGGTACGTGGTGGATTCGGAGCCCGGCGACGTGTCGTCACCCGACCCGGACGGGCTGTGGCGGTCGGTGCTGAGGCGCCAGCGGAGCGGACTGGCGATGATCGCCACCTATCCGGAGGACCCTTCGCTGAACTGA
- a CDS encoding ABC transporter permease, giving the protein MARMTTAGTAGRTRVPVLVLAALYFLVPVLASLWFTVDNADGISFDPYTKGLGSDGMTSSLLLSLGLGLATVVLGLALMVPTTVAVALYFPGLRRTVEILSMMPLVVPPIALVAGVSTVLSWQQDLATTPLYGTFQALQNKDFPLILVLVYTVMSLPFLYRSLDAGLRAVDLRTLVEASRSLGASRTQTLLRVVVPNLRSAVIGGAVLSLAMVLGEYTVASVLGFAPFAVWMVQVGDSEAQLSVAAAMLSLLISWGLLLLLTTLAGGRNRRKATR; this is encoded by the coding sequence ATGGCTCGGATGACGACAGCAGGCACGGCCGGGCGTACCCGCGTCCCGGTGCTCGTGCTGGCCGCGCTCTACTTCCTGGTGCCGGTCCTGGCCTCGCTCTGGTTCACGGTCGACAACGCCGACGGGATCAGCTTCGACCCGTACACCAAGGGCCTGGGCTCCGACGGGATGACCAGCAGTCTGCTGCTCTCGCTGGGGCTCGGACTCGCCACCGTCGTCCTCGGACTCGCCCTGATGGTGCCGACGACGGTCGCGGTCGCCCTGTACTTCCCCGGGCTCCGGCGCACGGTCGAGATCCTCTCCATGATGCCGCTGGTGGTGCCCCCGATCGCCCTGGTCGCGGGCGTCAGCACCGTCCTGTCCTGGCAGCAGGACCTCGCCACGACCCCGCTCTACGGGACCTTCCAGGCCCTGCAGAACAAGGACTTCCCGCTGATCCTCGTCCTGGTCTACACGGTGATGTCGCTGCCGTTCCTGTACCGCTCGCTGGACGCGGGACTGCGCGCCGTCGACCTCCGTACGCTCGTCGAGGCGTCCCGGAGCCTGGGCGCCTCGCGCACCCAGACCCTGCTGCGGGTCGTCGTACCGAACCTGCGCTCCGCGGTGATCGGCGGGGCCGTGCTCAGCCTGGCCATGGTGCTCGGCGAGTACACCGTCGCCTCCGTGCTCGGCTTCGCACCGTTCGCCGTGTGGATGGTGCAGGTCGGCGACAGTGAGGCCCAACTCTCCGTAGCCGCCGCGATGTTGAGTCTTCTGATCAGCTGGGGGCTGCTGCTCCTGCTCACCACCCTGGCCGGCGGCCGCAACCGAAGGAAGGCCACACGATGA
- a CDS encoding ABC transporter ATP-binding protein — translation MSVPVQLRNLRRDFGPTVALAGLDLDIGPGELVALLGPSGCGKTTALRIIAGFESADSGELLMDGRDVTSVPAHRRDIGMVFQSYSLFPNMTAAENVAYGLRVRGKAAAERRTRSAELLELVGLPGRGDHYPHQLSGGQQQRVALARALAVQPKVLLLDEPLSALDAKVRLTLREEIRRIQLELAITTVFVTHDQEEALSMADRVAVMKDGRLEQCAAPSELYERPATPFVAEFVGTMNRLPGTVRDGGVVELFGRRLPIHGAAPATGQEVDVLLRPEGLAVGAADADGGTGATVRVATFLGPTTRLHLTTDGGVALKADLPSWEAGKLTVGARCTLLPHENPVLVAER, via the coding sequence ATGAGTGTTCCCGTACAACTCAGGAACCTGCGGAGGGACTTCGGTCCCACGGTGGCACTCGCCGGTCTCGACCTGGACATCGGCCCCGGCGAACTGGTGGCCCTGCTCGGGCCCTCCGGCTGCGGGAAGACCACCGCGCTGCGCATCATCGCGGGCTTCGAGTCCGCGGACAGCGGCGAGCTGCTGATGGACGGGCGCGACGTCACCTCCGTCCCCGCCCACCGGCGCGACATCGGCATGGTGTTCCAGTCGTACAGCCTCTTCCCGAACATGACCGCCGCCGAGAACGTGGCGTACGGGCTGCGGGTGCGCGGGAAGGCCGCCGCCGAGCGGCGTACGCGCTCCGCCGAACTCCTCGAACTGGTCGGCCTCCCCGGCCGCGGGGACCACTACCCGCACCAGCTCTCCGGCGGCCAGCAGCAGCGCGTGGCACTGGCCCGCGCGCTCGCCGTCCAGCCGAAGGTGCTGCTCCTCGACGAGCCGCTGTCCGCGCTGGACGCCAAGGTGCGGCTCACGCTGCGCGAGGAGATCCGCCGCATCCAGCTGGAGCTGGCGATCACCACGGTCTTCGTCACGCACGACCAGGAGGAGGCGCTGTCCATGGCGGACCGCGTCGCCGTGATGAAGGACGGCAGGCTTGAGCAGTGCGCGGCCCCGTCCGAGCTGTACGAACGCCCGGCGACGCCGTTCGTGGCCGAGTTCGTGGGCACGATGAACCGGCTGCCCGGCACGGTGCGGGACGGGGGAGTGGTGGAGCTCTTCGGCCGCCGGCTCCCCATCCACGGGGCCGCGCCGGCCACCGGCCAGGAGGTCGACGTCCTGCTGCGGCCGGAAGGGCTCGCGGTCGGCGCGGCGGACGCGGACGGGGGGACCGGGGCGACCGTACGGGTGGCGACCTTCCTGGGGCCCACCACTCGGCTGCACCTCACCACGGATGGTGGGGTCGCGCTCAAGGCCGATCTGCCGAGCTGGGAGGCGGGGAAGCTGACGGTGGGGGCCCGGTGCACGCTTTTGCCGCACGAGAATCCGGTGCTTGTGGCTGAGCGGTGA